One window of Thermodesulfobacteriota bacterium genomic DNA carries:
- the def gene encoding peptide deformylase, whose translation MAKILEISELGHPVLRKRAQEIENIRDEELQNFIDDLIETCTDSNGVGIAAPQVYESKRIFIISSKPNTRYPNAQEMGPIALINPEIISRSDELEKDWEGCLSIPGIRGLVPRHKTIKVKYQTRDGDHVEDELSDFIARIFQHELDHLDGIVFLDRMESNSEIITEKQYQKLMTKLLEDIDLEEKG comes from the coding sequence ATGGCAAAAATTTTAGAGATATCAGAACTTGGTCACCCGGTGTTAAGAAAAAGGGCTCAAGAAATAGAAAACATAAGAGATGAAGAGCTTCAAAATTTTATAGATGACTTGATTGAAACCTGCACTGATTCTAATGGCGTTGGGATCGCGGCTCCTCAAGTTTATGAATCCAAGCGCATTTTTATCATCTCCTCTAAGCCAAATACTCGTTATCCTAATGCTCAAGAAATGGGTCCAATTGCACTGATAAACCCTGAGATAATCTCTCGTTCAGATGAGCTTGAGAAGGACTGGGAGGGATGTCTTAGTATTCCAGGGATAAGAGGGCTTGTACCTCGGCATAAAACAATTAAAGTAAAATACCAAACCAGAGACGGCGATCATGTAGAAGATGAACTCTCTGATTTTATTGCAAGAATCTTTCAGCACGAGCTCGATCACTTAGATGGAATAGTATTTTTAGACAGAATGGAATCAAACAGTGAGATTATTACAGAAAAGCAATACCAAAAACTTATGACTAAACTCCTGGAGGATATAGATCTTGAAGAAAAGGGCTGA